The following coding sequences are from one Ornithodoros turicata isolate Travis chromosome 1, ASM3712646v1, whole genome shotgun sequence window:
- the LOC135388407 gene encoding uncharacterized protein LOC135388407, which produces MAHCSASPVDGTCLSHCLWMAATAGIFGKVQTCHLGTSRTRDSSKMVKRLKRLVESDMGKGQSATVVAEPQVDIGGGVLVGSHHLTYLKSRCEGNATKFARALLRVLFSPEELRGKSLFGVASNAHKNKEAKEGVDRKRVNALIGKGI; this is translated from the exons ATGGCACACTGTTCAGCGTCCCCTGTGGATGGCACATGTCTGTCGCATTGTCTGTGGATGGCAGCAACTGCTGGCATCTTTGGCAAAGTACAAACCTGCCACCTTGGAACGTCAAGGACAAGAG ATTCATCGAAGATGGTAAAGCGGCTGAAGCGGCTGGTGGAGTCGGACATGGGCAAAGGGCAGTCAGCCACTGTAGTTGCTGAGCCTCAG GTGGATATAGGTGGGGGCGTCCTGGTAGGAAGCCACCACCTGACGTATTTGAAAAGCCGGTGCGAAGGGAACGCTACAAAGTTCGCCAGGGCCCTCTTGAGGGTTCTCTTCTCTCCTGAAGAGTTGCGCGGGAAGTCCCTCTTCGGCGTGGCATCGAATGCCCACAAGAACAAGGAAGCAAAGGAGGGGGTTGACAGGAAGAGAGTAAACGCATTGATTGGTAAGGGCATTTGA